A section of the Alkalihalobacillus sp. LMS39 genome encodes:
- a CDS encoding MBL fold metallo-hydrolase produces MKCIQLSDSCFYFQGSVNIGYVKNETCGLLIDSGLDDAAAKKVMKVLKEKEWPLTDLFITHAHADHFGGAHFLQKHYEIHTYAPHFEEAIMTYPKLEPLYLFQGNEPPQEMRNKFLEGKPIRIDTKVKPGKQRLGEFQVELHAVPGHSYNMMALEIDSILYATDAYFDEATLQKHNIPFIVQYEETVRSLRYLLALKVKGAVPGHGIYEPNFTETVKNNIEYHQNVKEDLFQWITKQKEPISFETLISSFCSKRDINIQNFTSWALFRTGVTAYVQALVSEQKVEYVFQNNTLKVSRR; encoded by the coding sequence ATGAAATGTATCCAGTTAAGTGACAGTTGTTTTTATTTTCAAGGTAGTGTGAATATCGGATATGTAAAAAATGAAACGTGTGGTCTTCTCATTGATTCCGGTTTAGATGATGCTGCAGCAAAAAAAGTGATGAAAGTATTAAAAGAAAAGGAGTGGCCATTAACAGACTTGTTTATAACACATGCCCATGCCGACCATTTTGGTGGAGCTCATTTTTTGCAAAAACATTATGAAATCCATACATATGCACCTCATTTTGAAGAGGCGATCATGACATATCCAAAACTAGAGCCACTTTATCTTTTCCAAGGGAACGAACCACCGCAGGAAATGAGAAATAAATTTTTAGAGGGAAAGCCAATACGCATTGATACAAAGGTAAAGCCTGGAAAGCAAAGGCTAGGAGAGTTTCAAGTGGAACTACACGCGGTTCCAGGTCATAGCTATAATATGATGGCACTTGAAATTGATTCTATTCTTTACGCAACGGATGCTTATTTTGATGAAGCTACATTACAAAAGCATAATATCCCATTTATTGTTCAATATGAAGAAACCGTTCGCTCTCTTCGCTATTTGTTAGCGTTAAAAGTAAAAGGAGCTGTGCCTGGGCATGGTATATATGAACCAAACTTTACAGAAACAGTGAAAAACAATATAGAATATCATCAAAATGTAAAAGAAGATTTATTTCAATGGATAACTAAACAAAAAGAACCGATCTCATTTGAAACATTGATTAGCTCGTTTTGTTCTAAGCGAGACATCAACATACAGAACTTTACATCTTGGGCACTGTTTCGCACTGGTGTTACAGCTTATGTCCAAGCTCTTGTTAGTGAACAAAAGGTTGAATATGTATTTCAAAATAATACACTTAAAGTCAGTAGAAGATGA
- a CDS encoding methyl-accepting chemotaxis protein yields MKRKWNIGKNKIRKSKRYPNPTISKLTKLFQFKTNEKKALSQEVKRKDSIGNKLFLSMVLTVLISVIVVGIFSYVIAKSILEEQVKHASEQTIQQAGKNLDFILTNTDRQITDFAANVDMRTLLEQYEKADVSDDFTMYRALRDIEDRLKAMNITNSNYNYYILSGTHQTVATNVDYRDKELLFEEDWYKEIKEERKQLWIGGKENGITGTETNPTLSVGRFLPIGKQGYIIVVEVKEALLAETLQEITFGESEKVKLVDANNVIQFSFEENEIGSENRYEFDKKTDETSYVHHNGDNLVFVHHSSDSNWYLAGQVKISELTKDMNKIAYLILIVVVICALIASFIGRRIVTFVGVPLKEIGSLMKQASEGDLRVRAQMDKRKDEIGLLGKNFNEMVDSISVLVQNTTETANQVLDAAAELSEVSTTTAAAAKEVAIATDEIAQGAQGLTGQAEIGNGLTTKMGTEIQSVIEKNNQMNDYVMTVQQSSDDGIQKMNHLVAKTKRGEELTTMIVSKVNGLKESTTKINEVMEILQSISKQTNLLSLNAAIEAARAGQVGKGFAVVAQEIRNLSNESQTSIETVGNITSAIVRDVEQTVEVLLEAEPIFKEQVDTAQETDDLLSAVGIHMKDVIRKIEEVSESTKQLTSSQCNLADSIMQVSSTAQQSAAITEEVSASTHQQLSISDRLVTTSDELKQLSTKLQDTLSKFTIK; encoded by the coding sequence ATGAAAAGAAAATGGAACATAGGAAAGAATAAAATCAGAAAAAGTAAGCGTTATCCTAATCCTACTATTTCAAAACTTACAAAATTATTTCAGTTTAAAACGAATGAAAAGAAAGCGTTGTCACAAGAGGTGAAGAGAAAAGACTCTATTGGAAACAAGCTTTTTTTGAGTATGGTTTTAACAGTTCTTATTAGTGTGATTGTCGTAGGGATTTTCTCTTATGTGATTGCAAAATCAATATTAGAAGAACAAGTTAAACATGCGTCAGAACAAACGATTCAGCAAGCAGGAAAAAACTTAGACTTTATCTTAACAAATACAGACCGACAAATAACGGATTTTGCTGCGAATGTGGATATGAGGACATTGCTAGAACAATATGAAAAAGCAGATGTGAGTGATGACTTTACAATGTACCGTGCACTACGTGATATTGAAGACCGATTAAAAGCGATGAATATCACAAACAGTAATTATAATTATTATATTTTAAGTGGTACACATCAAACCGTTGCAACAAATGTTGATTACCGGGATAAAGAATTATTGTTTGAAGAAGACTGGTATAAAGAAATTAAAGAAGAAAGGAAGCAATTATGGATTGGAGGAAAAGAAAACGGAATAACTGGGACAGAAACTAATCCAACCTTATCAGTAGGCCGATTTCTTCCAATTGGGAAACAAGGATATATCATTGTAGTAGAAGTAAAGGAAGCGCTACTAGCGGAAACACTGCAAGAGATAACGTTTGGTGAAAGTGAAAAAGTGAAGCTAGTGGATGCAAACAATGTTATTCAATTCTCATTTGAGGAAAATGAAATTGGAAGTGAAAACCGCTATGAGTTTGATAAGAAAACAGATGAAACATCGTATGTTCACCATAATGGAGATAATCTAGTGTTTGTTCATCACTCTAGTGATTCGAACTGGTACTTAGCAGGACAGGTTAAAATATCTGAGCTTACAAAGGATATGAATAAAATTGCTTACTTAATTTTAATTGTCGTCGTTATTTGTGCTTTAATCGCTAGTTTTATTGGAAGAAGGATTGTAACTTTTGTTGGAGTACCATTAAAGGAAATTGGCTCATTAATGAAACAAGCGAGTGAAGGTGATTTGCGTGTTCGTGCTCAAATGGACAAGCGCAAAGATGAAATAGGGTTGTTAGGAAAAAACTTTAACGAAATGGTTGACAGTATTTCAGTATTAGTGCAAAATACGACAGAAACAGCAAACCAGGTCCTTGACGCCGCCGCAGAGTTATCAGAAGTATCTACAACGACAGCAGCTGCAGCAAAAGAAGTGGCGATTGCCACAGATGAAATTGCACAAGGGGCGCAAGGATTAACAGGACAAGCGGAAATAGGTAATGGATTAACGACTAAAATGGGCACTGAAATTCAAAGTGTCATTGAAAAAAATAATCAAATGAATGATTATGTCATGACGGTTCAACAGTCAAGTGATGACGGAATTCAAAAAATGAATCATCTCGTTGCAAAAACGAAACGTGGAGAAGAATTAACAACGATGATTGTAAGTAAAGTGAATGGATTAAAGGAAAGTACGACAAAGATAAATGAAGTGATGGAAATATTACAGTCGATTTCTAAACAAACGAACTTACTTTCGCTTAATGCAGCGATAGAAGCGGCAAGAGCAGGTCAAGTTGGGAAAGGATTTGCGGTTGTTGCTCAAGAAATAAGGAATTTATCTAATGAGTCGCAAACATCAATTGAAACCGTTGGAAACATTACGAGTGCAATTGTTCGTGATGTGGAGCAAACCGTTGAGGTATTACTAGAAGCTGAGCCAATCTTTAAAGAACAAGTAGATACCGCACAAGAAACAGATGACCTACTAAGTGCAGTAGGAATTCATATGAAAGATGTTATTCGCAAAATTGAAGAAGTGTCAGAGTCAACAAAGCAATTAACAAGCTCTCAATGCAATTTAGCTGATTCAATTATGCAAGTTAGTTCAACAGCTCAACAATCAGCAGCGATTACAGAAGAAGTCTCTGCATCGACTCATCAACAGTTATCAATCAGTGACCGACTTGTAACAACGTCTGATGAGTTAAAGCAGTTATCGACGAAACTTCAAGATACTCTTTCAAAATTCACAATTAAGTAG
- a CDS encoding amino acid ABC transporter ATP-binding protein encodes MEDVIVSEFDSTVPLDEREAIIICKKVNKWYGNQLHVLKDVDVEIKKGEIVCILGPSGSGKSTFIRTINGLEEIHEGEIVVDGIQLSNDIANIEAIRMETGMVFQSFNLFPHLTILKNITLAPIWVRKWPKEKAEKIGMELLERVGIPEQAHKFPGQLSGGQQQRVAIARALAMQPQIMLFDEPTSALDPEMVKEVLDVMKELCHTGMTMLVVTHEMNFAREVADRIILFDQGEIVESGTPCQLFDNPKHERTKVFLSKII; translated from the coding sequence ATGGAAGATGTTATCGTATCTGAATTTGATTCTACTGTTCCATTAGATGAACGTGAAGCAATTATTATATGTAAAAAAGTTAATAAATGGTATGGTAATCAGCTTCATGTATTAAAGGATGTAGATGTTGAAATAAAAAAAGGAGAAATCGTCTGTATATTGGGGCCTTCTGGTTCAGGGAAATCGACATTTATTAGAACAATTAATGGATTAGAAGAAATACATGAAGGGGAAATAGTAGTTGATGGCATTCAACTTTCTAATGATATAGCTAATATTGAAGCTATCCGAATGGAGACTGGAATGGTGTTTCAATCGTTTAATTTATTTCCACACTTAACTATTTTGAAAAATATTACATTAGCCCCAATTTGGGTAAGAAAATGGCCAAAAGAAAAAGCTGAAAAAATTGGGATGGAGCTATTAGAAAGGGTAGGGATCCCTGAACAGGCTCATAAATTTCCTGGCCAACTATCAGGTGGACAACAGCAAAGAGTAGCGATTGCAAGAGCACTTGCCATGCAACCTCAAATTATGTTGTTTGATGAGCCGACATCAGCACTCGACCCAGAAATGGTAAAAGAAGTGCTAGATGTTATGAAGGAACTTTGTCATACAGGAATGACAATGCTAGTCGTTACTCATGAAATGAACTTTGCGAGAGAAGTAGCGGATCGAATTATTTTATTTGATCAAGGGGAAATCGTTGAATCTGGTACCCCATGTCAGTTATTTGATAATCCCAAACATGAAAGAACGAAAGTATTTTTATCAAAAATTATATAA
- a CDS encoding amino acid ABC transporter permease translates to MILERNIKTVEVKSRPVVKVGFITWIQKNLFSSWLNGIITMLLAAFIMSMAIPAFRWIFVSGNWTVVEANFKLLVVGQYPIDQLWRVWTCFLFVSVLLGVSYGRFNGKVSKLLFYSIIGLTMICLLFPFITMQSRLWLIGSLSTTIFSYLISRKYKSMTRIIWISWFLVFPIGIFLLHGFGVLPVVGTNVWGGFLLTLLISLVAIVVSFPIGVLLALGRASQLPIIRWLCIVYIEVIRGVPLITILFMSSIMLPLFLPAGISIDSVVRAMIAFTLFNAAYIAENVRGGLQSIPKSQYEASTALGLNTIQMTAFIILPQALRVTVPSMVGQSISIFKDTTLVAVIGMVDLLGIARAVIANPQFLGTQKEVYLFVAFVFWIFCFVMSRASQEIEKNMNNSYR, encoded by the coding sequence ATGATTTTAGAACGAAATATAAAAACGGTTGAAGTGAAAAGTCGTCCTGTTGTTAAAGTGGGTTTCATAACGTGGATACAAAAAAATCTATTTAGTAGTTGGTTAAATGGGATCATTACGATGTTGTTAGCAGCTTTTATTATGTCTATGGCTATCCCCGCATTCCGTTGGATTTTTGTGAGTGGGAATTGGACAGTGGTTGAAGCGAATTTTAAATTATTAGTTGTTGGCCAATATCCAATTGACCAACTTTGGAGAGTTTGGACATGTTTCTTATTTGTTAGTGTGCTATTGGGTGTATCGTACGGACGTTTTAATGGGAAAGTTTCGAAATTGCTGTTTTATTCCATAATCGGTTTGACAATGATTTGTTTACTATTCCCCTTCATCACAATGCAATCAAGATTATGGCTAATTGGTTCACTCTCTACCACTATCTTCAGTTATCTTATTTCAAGAAAATACAAAAGTATGACTCGTATTATTTGGATTAGCTGGTTTCTTGTTTTCCCAATTGGCATTTTTCTTCTCCATGGGTTTGGGGTATTACCTGTTGTTGGCACAAATGTATGGGGAGGATTTTTATTAACGCTCTTAATCTCGTTAGTTGCCATAGTTGTTTCGTTTCCGATAGGAGTGTTATTGGCACTTGGTAGAGCTAGTCAATTACCAATCATTCGATGGTTATGTATTGTATATATTGAAGTCATTCGCGGTGTCCCACTTATTACGATTTTATTTATGTCGTCGATTATGCTTCCACTATTTTTACCAGCAGGAATATCAATAGATAGTGTTGTTCGAGCAATGATTGCCTTTACTTTGTTTAATGCAGCTTATATTGCTGAAAATGTTCGTGGAGGACTTCAATCCATTCCAAAAAGTCAATATGAAGCTTCGACTGCATTAGGATTAAACACCATACAGATGACAGCTTTTATCATATTGCCTCAGGCTTTACGTGTAACAGTCCCATCTATGGTTGGCCAATCGATATCTATCTTTAAAGATACGACATTGGTCGCTGTTATCGGAATGGTAGATTTGTTAGGGATTGCCCGAGCTGTCATTGCGAATCCGCAGTTTTTAGGAACACAAAAGGAAGTATATTTATTCGTAGCTTTTGTTTTCTGGATTTTTTGTTTCGTTATGTCTCGTGCAAGTCAAGAAATTGAAAAGAATATGAACAATAGTTACCGATAA
- a CDS encoding ABC transporter permease subunit (The N-terminal region of this protein, as described by TIGR01726, is a three transmembrane segment that identifies a subfamily of ABC transporter permease subunits, which specificities that include histidine, arginine, glutamine, glutamate, L-cystine (sic), the opines (in Agrobacterium) octopine and nopaline, etc.), translated as MIHAFWQLVVLVAVIGTVYICIHNAMESLNKSGLKFGFSFLNSSASFGIGETVIEYSPQDSYLKALVVGFINSLKVIVIGIILSTLLGVVMGVARISDNWMAKTVSGAYVEIFRNTPLLVQIFIWYFAVFLTLPKIQDASSYFGFYFTNRGFVFPWFEISESSVQWFVILAVGFLISIFVRKRLMKKQIVSGNRTYPLLCSIAFFLVFLIVPFFILSDLPLNLSVPTVEGMGFIGGYRFTPEFAAILFGLVFYTASYITEIVRGGIQSVSKGQIEAAKALGFTCFSILRLVTFPQAIRTIIPPVTSQYLNLAKNSSLAVAVAYPDLVNVGYTVLNQTGKAIEVILIFLVVYLTISLITSFLMNIYNNMTKLVER; from the coding sequence GTGATTCACGCTTTTTGGCAATTGGTAGTACTCGTTGCAGTTATTGGGACAGTATATATATGTATTCATAATGCGATGGAAAGTTTAAATAAAAGTGGATTAAAATTTGGGTTCTCCTTTTTAAATTCAAGTGCTTCGTTTGGGATAGGAGAAACAGTCATTGAGTATTCACCTCAAGATTCCTATTTAAAAGCGCTAGTAGTCGGGTTTATTAACTCATTAAAGGTGATAGTTATAGGTATTATTCTATCGACATTGCTTGGAGTTGTAATGGGAGTCGCAAGGATATCAGATAATTGGATGGCAAAAACAGTTTCAGGGGCATATGTAGAAATATTTAGAAATACACCGTTGTTAGTTCAAATCTTTATTTGGTATTTTGCTGTATTTTTAACATTGCCAAAAATTCAAGATGCTTCATCTTACTTTGGGTTTTATTTTACGAATAGAGGTTTTGTGTTTCCTTGGTTTGAAATAAGTGAGAGCTCCGTGCAGTGGTTTGTGATTTTAGCTGTTGGTTTCCTCATTTCCATATTTGTGAGGAAACGATTAATGAAAAAGCAAATTGTAAGTGGGAATCGGACCTACCCGTTACTATGTTCGATAGCATTTTTTCTTGTATTTCTCATTGTTCCTTTTTTTATTTTATCTGACCTTCCCTTAAACTTAAGTGTACCGACAGTTGAAGGAATGGGCTTTATCGGTGGTTATCGATTTACCCCTGAGTTTGCTGCAATTTTATTCGGACTCGTGTTTTATACGGCTTCTTATATTACTGAAATTGTCCGAGGAGGAATCCAATCTGTTTCAAAAGGTCAAATCGAAGCTGCAAAAGCACTCGGTTTCACATGTTTTTCAATTTTACGTTTAGTTACGTTTCCACAAGCAATTCGAACGATTATTCCACCAGTGACAAGCCAATATTTAAATTTAGCCAAAAACTCAAGTTTAGCTGTAGCTGTTGCTTATCCTGATTTAGTCAATGTTGGCTATACCGTTTTAAATCAAACAGGTAAAGCAATTGAAGTCATCCTTATTTTCCTAGTTGTTTATTTAACAATCAGCTTAATCACTTCATTTTTAATGAATATTTATAACAACATGACGAAGCTTGTGGAGAGGTGA
- a CDS encoding amino acid ABC transporter substrate-binding protein, whose protein sequence is MIKNFFGVIGLLALFSVALFGCSDETATPQDSAGTETVAEGGKKLEEVKQRGKLILGTNNQLPGFGYVDTNGEYVGFDVEFGQVMAAAIFGDKDAIEYRPLSSQERFTALQTGEVDVLIRNTTWTLTRDVEVGLAFGPTTFYDGQGMMVPKESGITTMEGLQGARIGVEQGTTTELNLMDQMRKRGVDFEPVVFQDQDGLVAAYESGTIDAWTTDQSALVARLTTMNEPDAHVILGEVLSKEPLGPAVLDGDAQFFDIMQWTTFATMQAEEFGITSENVDEFLSSEDPDIQRFLGVDGNNGEQLGLSNDFAYQIIKQVGNFSEIYERNLGKDSAFGLERGINALYTDGGIIYSPPFR, encoded by the coding sequence ATGATAAAAAATTTTTTCGGAGTAATAGGGTTACTAGCTTTGTTTTCAGTTGCTTTGTTTGGGTGTTCTGATGAGACGGCTACACCACAAGATAGCGCAGGGACAGAAACTGTAGCAGAAGGTGGTAAAAAACTAGAGGAAGTCAAACAAAGAGGGAAATTAATATTAGGAACAAATAATCAACTCCCTGGTTTTGGTTATGTCGATACAAATGGTGAGTATGTTGGCTTTGATGTAGAGTTTGGCCAAGTAATGGCAGCGGCAATTTTTGGAGACAAAGATGCGATAGAATACCGTCCGCTTTCGTCACAAGAACGTTTTACAGCACTACAAACAGGTGAAGTAGACGTACTCATAAGAAACACAACGTGGACATTAACACGTGATGTAGAAGTTGGATTAGCTTTTGGACCAACGACATTTTATGATGGTCAAGGAATGATGGTGCCTAAAGAAAGTGGAATTACAACAATGGAAGGGTTACAAGGGGCTCGTATAGGAGTGGAGCAAGGCACAACGACAGAATTAAACTTAATGGATCAAATGAGAAAAAGAGGTGTCGATTTTGAGCCCGTTGTTTTCCAAGACCAAGATGGACTTGTGGCGGCTTATGAATCAGGAACTATTGATGCATGGACAACTGACCAATCAGCGCTTGTTGCTCGGCTTACGACTATGAATGAGCCAGATGCTCATGTTATTTTAGGAGAAGTTTTGTCAAAAGAACCGTTAGGGCCAGCTGTATTAGATGGGGATGCACAGTTTTTTGATATTATGCAATGGACCACTTTTGCCACAATGCAAGCAGAGGAGTTTGGGATTACATCTGAAAATGTAGATGAGTTTTTAAGTAGTGAAGATCCGGATATCCAACGGTTTTTAGGGGTTGATGGAAATAATGGAGAGCAATTAGGATTAAGTAATGATTTTGCGTACCAAATAATTAAACAAGTTGGCAATTTCTCTGAAATCTATGAGAGAAACTTAGGGAAAGATAGCGCATTTGGTTTAGAGCGTGGAATAAACGCATTATATACAGACGGAGGTATTATTTACTCACCACCTTTTAGATAA
- the fabI gene encoding enoyl-ACP reductase FabI, with amino-acid sequence MNLSLQDRTYVIMGVANKRSIAWGIAQSLSKAGARLVFTYAGERLEKNVRDLAETLDRDDFLVLPCDVTNDEEVEKTFAAIKEQAGVIHGIAHCIAFANKDELEGEYLNTTRDGFLLAQNISAYSLTAVAKAARPVMSEGGSIVTLTYLGGERVVRNYNVMGVAKASLDASVKYLANDLGKDGIRVNSISAGPIRTLAAKGISGFNDVLKEIEERAPLRRTTTQEEVGDTALFLMSDLSRGITGEMIHVDCGYNILSLS; translated from the coding sequence ATGAATTTATCTTTACAAGATCGTACATATGTAATTATGGGGGTTGCGAATAAACGAAGCATTGCATGGGGGATTGCCCAATCCTTATCAAAAGCAGGGGCACGTTTAGTATTTACTTATGCTGGAGAAAGATTGGAAAAAAATGTTCGCGATTTAGCAGAAACATTAGACAGGGATGACTTTCTCGTTTTACCTTGCGATGTTACAAATGACGAAGAAGTTGAAAAAACGTTTGCAGCCATTAAAGAACAAGCTGGTGTAATTCATGGAATTGCCCATTGTATCGCTTTTGCAAATAAAGATGAATTAGAAGGCGAATATTTAAACACAACAAGAGATGGATTCTTATTAGCACAAAATATTAGTGCATATTCCTTAACAGCAGTTGCGAAAGCTGCACGTCCTGTTATGTCAGAGGGAGGCAGTATCGTCACTTTAACTTATTTAGGTGGGGAACGGGTTGTCCGAAATTATAACGTAATGGGTGTGGCGAAAGCTTCACTAGATGCAAGCGTGAAGTATTTAGCAAATGATTTAGGAAAAGATGGTATCCGCGTGAACTCGATTTCAGCTGGACCAATTCGAACATTAGCTGCAAAAGGAATTTCCGGTTTTAATGACGTGTTAAAAGAAATTGAAGAGCGTGCTCCGCTTCGTCGTACAACGACACAAGAGGAAGTGGGAGATACGGCATTATTTTTAATGAGTGATTTATCGCGAGGAATTACCGGCGAAATGATCCACGTCGATTGTGGTTACAATATTTTATCACTGTCTTAA